The window TGCGTCGAAAGGCTTGACCTCCCAATCGGACTTGTCTGGCACGAGCCTTGGGAGTTGGTTGCACCCGTCCACACCGAATGGCGCGATGAAAAACTGCCAGAGAAATCGATCAAACGTGCCAACAAAGCTTGGAAACAGTGGCGACGGCAGAATGCCGAAGTTGCGCAAACGCGTTTCTAGCTCCTCGACCGCCGCATTCGTGAATGAAAGAAAGGCAAGGCCGCGTCGGTCAGCCGCGTTTGACAAAAGATGTCGCGCGCGCTCGACCATGGTGCGTGTCTTCCCTGCGCCGGGGCATGCTCGCACGAATGCATGGCCTTCGTGTCCAATGATCGTCTGTTGCTCCTTAGTCGGCAGGAAGGCGCCAGCGGTCACGCCACGACCTCGCGGATGGTCTTTTCGATGTAGGCCGGCACGACGAATGCGAAGGATTTCTTCTCTATCAGATCGGCCAACTTCTGGGCGAAGTCGCCCTTGCGCGCATTTTTGAAGATCGCTCCGATGGCCCTCGCCCGCTCGTCACCTGCGAGTGCTGCGGCCCTATCCCACCTGTTGCCGGACCGAGGGTGCATACTCAGGTAGGCGGCGCGGAGAATGGCTTCGTTGCCAGCCTCAAGTAGTTCGCTTTCTAACGAGTAGCGCGAGGTAATCGCGGCCATAATTTCAGATGCACCATTTGCCATTGCGAGCGCATCCAATGCGCGCTTGCGTCGCTCTCCGGGGATGATCCTTTCCTCGTGCGCCACGGAAAACTTGCTACCTGTTGGTCGGCTTTCGTCAGCGCTTGGATCGTTATCTTCATTCTCGTCGTGGTCGGTCATACCGTCACCATCCGTCATGATTACGACCCGCTCAGCGATGCGCGCCTCGTTAATTGGGCGTGTCAGAAGGTTGGCATACGGACTGAAGTCGACGCCATCAATCGGAACAAATACGGCTGAGCGAAAGAGGCGTAACTGCTCCGGCTTATCCTTGAGGGTGAAGTATTCAGCGATTACTGGGAGCAGGAGGGCTTCCGCAATCCCCTCTATTAGGAGAACGCGCCCGCCGAACAGCAAGGCCGCCTTTGTCACGTCGAGGTAGCGATCGATCTTCCGTCGTTCGAGGTCGTTCAATTCTATCTGAGCGAGAGGGATGCAGCGGGTCGATCGGCGAAGCGCGGCTGCGGCGGCAGTCGTCACCAGCCCTTCGATAAAATCGGCTGGATCGTCCGTGCCCTTTGCGATCCCGGTCTCAATGACAGCCGCATCGGCAGCGGCCGGCGCCCCTTCTTCGTTAAGGGCGTCAGATATCGTCGGGGGCGCAGGCAAAACCGATTTGAAAACCACTAACTGCTTGCTGCTAACCCAGGCGGACAGGTTTGGCGAATGGCTGGCGACGATAACCTGCACTTGACCTGCCGGCCCATGTTTAGGCGTGTCGACTTCCGACTGAACAGCTTGATCCTTTAAGAATGCTAGAACCGCCGCCTGAAGCTGCGGATGAAGATGTGCTTCAGGCTCCTCCACTAGAAACAGAGTCAGATCAGAATTGCGCACCTTCTCTAACTCAACGGCGATAGTCGCCATGAATAAAAGGTTCGCGTAACCATGGCCTGAGTATTGCAAATCTTCTGGATGGACGCCGTGGTCGGCTAGCTT of the Bradyrhizobium sp. WSM1417 genome contains:
- a CDS encoding ATP-dependent endonuclease, with translation MDSMYLKSIALQNFRSFDTGEVELQKDLTVFVGENNGGKSNAIDAIRLLTQPLGGRREIYCEPTDVRFQSQTGGFELEAVFADLSAGQQGRLISASTDTTLSEARFGLRYGGGLGDRPGLWAGKPGNQPEPGCHDMIRHVYLPPLRDAKRALASGNPTRITALLNHFLGDVSASDLARDLARRADHAVLSKVDQAVGKSLTALTAGVRPQSAALGFAAQETLIDIARDLRFKLADHGVHPEDLQYSGHGYANLLFMATIAVELEKVRNSDLTLFLVEEPEAHLHPQLQAAVLAFLKDQAVQSEVDTPKHGPAGQVQVIVASHSPNLSAWVSSKQLVVFKSVLPAPPTISDALNEEGAPAAADAAVIETGIAKGTDDPADFIEGLVTTAAAAALRRSTRCIPLAQIELNDLERRKIDRYLDVTKAALLFGGRVLLIEGIAEALLLPVIAEYFTLKDKPEQLRLFRSAVFVPIDGVDFSPYANLLTRPINEARIAERVVIMTDGDGMTDHDENEDNDPSADESRPTGSKFSVAHEERIIPGERRKRALDALAMANGASEIMAAITSRYSLESELLEAGNEAILRAAYLSMHPRSGNRWDRAAALAGDERARAIGAIFKNARKGDFAQKLADLIEKKSFAFVVPAYIEKTIREVVA